In Aythya fuligula isolate bAytFul2 chromosome 6, bAytFul2.pri, whole genome shotgun sequence, the following are encoded in one genomic region:
- the MARCO gene encoding macrophage receptor MARCO: MKIKDGYGGEGNSSDMSTFSISDKIGFASAATTTFQISEPQSQRKPSTCCARTALCTYLLLLTVGQGLLAYKVFKMEEMLKHQENNMSYAEGVMGRSYANNLLLDGDMRHEENWRRSIEREIIIIKNSNANLETRMSNISLVAGPPGRKGDPGPPGLQGPPGTKGDQGIQGLQGLQGTKGSKGDPGPAGPSGIPGVRGEKGQMGLPGVHGQKGEMGKKGDPGPPGPVGPQGKQGDRGLPGLNGNVGEPGQPGQKGEAGPAGEQGPPGAAGPSGRPGQKGEKGDLGPKGNPGMAGSAGLKGEKGDIGSAGIRGEKGTKGDQGPYGSPGPIGQKGSKGDPGSSGLKGERGVKGEKGDRGIPGSPGAKGSKGEQGAGRFSNYIRIAGGGRRGRVEILHNQSWGTICDDGWTVQSASVVCRMMGYSSAISAFTAAAGTGQIWLDDVNCRGNEDSIYDCSKSSWGTHNCSHSEDAGVECI; this comes from the exons AGCCTCAAAGCCAAAGAAAGCCCTCCACATGCTGTGCTCGGACTGCCCTTTGCAcctacctgctgctgctgacggtcggccaggggctgctggcatACAAAG tGTTTAAGATGGAGGAGATGCTGAAACACCAAGAAAATAACATGTCCTATGCAGAAGGGGTGATGGGAAGGTCCTATGCCAACAACCTTCTTTTGGATGGGGACATGAGACATGAAGAAAACTGGAGGAGAAGCATAGAAAGGGAAATCATcatcattaaaaacagcaatgcAAACTTGGAGACAAGGATGAGCAACATCAGCCTGGTTGCAG gGCCTCCTGGACGCAAAGGAGATCCTGGTCCACCAG GGCTACAGGGACCACCGGGGACTAAGGGAGACCAAGGAATCCAAG GCTTACAGGGACTGCAGGGCACGAAGGGGAGTAAAGGAGATCCTGGCCCTGCCGGCCCAAGTGGTATACCCGGagtaagaggagaaaaaggacagATGGGGCTTCCAG GTGTCCACGGACAAAAAGGTGAAATGGGCAAGAAGGGAGATCCGGGGCCCCCTGGACCTGTGggtcctcagggaaaacaggGAGACCGGGGACTGCCAGGTTTGAATGGTAA CGTGGGGGAGCCTGGACAACCTGGGCAGAAAGGAGAGGCAG gcccagctggagaacaaggccccccaggagctgctggccccaGCGGCAGACCTGGCCagaagggggagaagggggaccTCGGGCCCAAGGGCAATCCAG gAATGGCAGGCAGTGCAGGACTCAAAGGTGAAAAGGGAGACATCGGATCAGCAG GTATTCgaggggaaaaaggaacaaagggAGACCAGGGCCCATAcg GCAGCCCAGGCCCAATTGGTCAAAAAGGAAGCAAGGGAGATCCTGGCAGTTCTGGTCTAAAAGGTGAACGAGgagtaaaaggagaaaaaggagaccGTGGAATTCCAG GTTCTCCAGGAGCAAAAGGCAGCAAAGGTGAACAGGGAGCAG GTCGCTTCAGCAACTACATACGAATCGCGGGTGGTGGCAGGAGGGGTCGTGTGGAAATCCTTCACAACCAGTCCTGGGGAACAATATGTGATGATGGCTGGACCGTGCAAAGTGCCTCTGTGGTCTGCAGGATGATGGGATACAGCTCTGCCATCTCCGCCTTCACTGCGGCAGCAG GCACTGGGCAAATTTGGCTTGACGACGTGAATTGCAGAGGGAATGAAGACTCAATTTATGACTGTTCAAAATCCAGCTGGGGCACACACAACTGCTCCCACAGTGAGGACGCAGGAGTGGAGTGTATTTGA